In one window of Hevea brasiliensis isolate MT/VB/25A 57/8 chromosome 10, ASM3005281v1, whole genome shotgun sequence DNA:
- the LOC110665777 gene encoding protein disulfide isomerase-like 2-3 has protein sequence MNPSLSPFLTTLAILFFASNLCNALYGPSSPVVQLNPSNFKSKVLNSNGVVLVEFFAPWCGHCQSLAPTWEKAATVLKGVATVAALDADAHKSLAQEYGIKGFPTIKVFAPGKPPVDYQGNRDVKPIAEFALQQIKALLKERLSGKPAGGSSEKSEPASVELNSRNFDELVLKSKELWIVEFFAPWCGHCKKLAPEWNKAANNLKGKVKLGHVDCDAEQPLMSRFNVQGFPTILVFGADKDSPFPYEGARTASAIESFALEQLETNVAPPEVTELTGPDVMEEKCGSAAICFVAFLPDILDSKAEGRNKYLEQLLSVAEKFKRSPYSYVWSAAGKQPDLEKHVGVGGYGYPAMVAWNVKKGAYAPLKSAFELEHIIEFVKEAGRGGKGNLALEGTPKLVKIEPWDGKDGEITEEDEFSLEELMGEDVGNKDEI, from the exons ATGAACCCATCACTCTCTCCATTTTTAACTACTCTAGCTATCCTATTCTTCGCGTCTAATCTCTGCAACGCATTGTATGGACCATCGTCTCCTGTAGTCCAGCTAAACCCCTCCAACTTTAAGTCCAAG GTCCTGAACTCAAATGGAGTTGTTTTGGTTGAGTTCTTTGCCCCTTGGTGTGGGCATTGTCAATCTCTTGCACCCACATGGGAGAAGGCAGCTACTGTCTTGAAAGGCGTTGCAACTGTGGCAGCTCTTGATGCTGATGCACACAAATCACTTGCTCAG GAATATGGTATTAAGGGTTTTCCTACCATAAAGGTGTTTGCACCTGGGAAGCCTCCAGTAGATTATCAAGGAAATAGGGATGTCAAACCTATTGCTGAATTTGCTTTACAGCAG ATAAAGGCACTTTTGAAGGAGCGCCTTAGTGGAAAACCGGCTGGAGGATCTAGCGAGAAGTCTGAACCTGCATCAGTTGAATTGAACTCCCGTAATTTTGATGAGTTGGTGCTTAAAAGTAAAGAACTTTGGATTGTGGAATTCTTTGCACCTTG GTGTGGACATTGTAAAAAACTAGCTCCTGAGTGGAATAAGGCTGCTAATAACTTGAAGGGCAAGGTGAAGTTGGGTCACGTTGACTGTGATGCTGAGCAG CCTCTAATGAGCAGGTTCAATGTGCAAGGATTTCCCACTATCTTGGTTTTCGGTGCTGATAAAGACTCTCCGTTTCCTTATGAAGGTGCCAGAACTGCCTCAGCAATTGAATCATTTGCTCTGGAGCAGTTGGAAACCAATGTTGCACCTCCTGAAGTGACTGAGCTGACTGGCCCA GATGTAATGGAAGAGAAGTGCGGTTCAGCTGCCATCTGTTTTGTTGCTTTCTTACCTGACATTTTGGACTCCAAGGCAGAAGGAAGGAACAAGTATCTTGAGCAGTTGTTATCAGTTGCTGAGAAGTTCAAAAGAAGTCCTTACAG CTATGTTTGGTCAGCTGCAGGTAAGCAGCCAGATCTTGAGAAGCATGTAGGTGTTGGTGGATATGGGTATCCTGCTATGGTAGCCTGGAATGTGAAGAAAGGAGCATATGCTCCACTTAAAAGTGCATTTGAGCTTGAACATATCAT AGAGTTTGTCAAGGAAGCCGGTCGTGGTGGAAAGGGAAATCTGGCTTTGGAGGGTACACCAAAATTAGTTAAGATTGAACCATGGGATGGGAAAGATGGAGAGATCACTGAAGAGGATGAGTTCTCTCTGGAAGAACTAATGGGAGAAGATGTTGGAAACAAAGATGAGATATGA